The stretch of DNA GGTGAGGGGGACCTGACCCGACGCATCGCGATCAGTAGCAACGAGGAGATCGGCGATATGGCCGCCGAGATCAACCGCTTTATCGAAAAGACCCAGGGTATTGTTCAGCAGGTCAATGCCGCTTCCGACCAGACCGCCACCCGCATCGATGACCTCTACCAGCAAAGCAACCGTATGCAGGACGCTATGGACCGCCAGAAGCAGGCGGTGGACCAGGTCAGTCATGCGCTCGATGAGATTGTCACCAGTATCCAGTACGAAACCGAAAGCGTGCAAAACGCACTGCACAGCGTTGACCAGGTGCGGGAGAACACCAACCATACGGTGGAGATCTCCACCCAGGTACGCGAGCTCTTTACCCTGCTGGTAAACAAGGTGCGCGAAGCTTCTGAGGTCGTCAATGCACTGGAGGGGCGTTCCAACCAGATCGGTGCGGTGCTGGATGTGATCAAGGGTATAGCCGAGCAGACCAACCTGCTGGCCCTTAATGCGGCCATCGAGGCGGCTCGGGCCGGAGAGAGTGGGCGCGGGTTTGCGGTGGTGGCCGACGAGGTACGCTCACTGGCCAGCAAAACCCAGCAGTCGACAGCCGATATCCAGAGTAATATAGAGTCCCTGCAGTCCGGTGCCAAGGGGGCGGTGAGCGTGATCGATGCCGCCTGCAGCCATGCCGAGGAGGGGATCGAGGCAATAACACGCGCCGACCAACTGCAACAGAATGTGCAGGAGTCGGTGCAGGTGCTCTACGACATGATCAATAACATCGCCTCCATGGCCGAGGAGCAGTCCCATGTATCCATCGACCTCAAGGGCAGCGTCGAGACCATCAACGGCGAGTCCGAGCGCTCCCTGCAGTCGGTCAACGAGGTGGCTGAAACCGGGCGCGAGCTGGCGCAGTTGTCGGCCACCCTCAAGGGAGCGGTTTCCCAGTTTCGTGTATAGTGGATCGCCCGCTTTTTTGAGGAATGACCCATGACGGCGATGATTGACCTGCGAAGTGACACCGTGACCCAACCCACCGCTGCCATGCGGGCCGATATGGCCAGGGCTGAGGTGGGGGACGATGTGTTTGCCGAGGACCCCAGCGTCAACCGTTTGCAGGAGCTGGCCGCCGAACTCAGTGGCCAGCCCTCGGCCCTCTTTCTGCCGACCGGTACCCAGAGCAACCTGGTAGGGCTGCTGGCCCACTGCGAGCGCGGGGATGAGTACATCTGCGGGCAGCAGGCCCATACCTACAAATACGAAGGGGGCGGTGCCGCGGTGTTGGGCAGTATCCAGCCGCAACCGCTCGAGTTTGAAGCCGACGGTAGCCTCGACCTTAGGCGGGTGGCCGCCGCCATCAAGGCCGACGACTTCCACTTTGCCCGCACCCGCCTGTTGGCGCTGGAGAATACCCACGCCGGCAAGGTGCTCCCCCTGGAGTACCTCGGCCGTGCACGGGCCTTTTGCGACCAGCACCAGCTGGGGTTCCACCTCGATGGCGCCCGGGTCTGTAACGCCGCCGTCAAGCTGGGGGTGGAGTTGAGCGCCATTACCGCGCCCTTTGATACGGTCTCGATCTGCCTCTCGAAGGGGCTGGGAGCGCCGGTGGGGTCGGTGCTGTGCGGCAACCGCGAGCTGATCGATAAAGCGCGCCGCTGGCGCAAGGTGGTGGGGGGCGGCATGCGCCAGGCCGGTATCCTCGCCGCCGCCGGTATTCACGCCCTCCAACATCATGTCGAGCGCCTGGCCCAGGACCACGACAACGCCCTGCAGCTGGCCAACGGCCTGGCGGAAATCGACGAACTTCGGGTCGATGTGGAGGCGGTGCAGACCAACATGCTCTATGTCGATATGGACCCCGCGCTGTTCCCGCCGCTGCGTCAGGCGATGGCCGAGCAGGGGATTCGCCTCGATTCACGCCTGCCGATGCGCATGGTTACCCACCTCGATATCTCCCGCGAGGGGGTGGAGCGGGTGGTGGCCGCCTTCAAGCAGTATTTCGCTGATCGCCGCTGAGTTAAATTTGAGCAGTCCTCGTTGCTCCCCCGCCCATCGGGGGGCGGGAAAGTTATCCACAGGTGTTGCACAGGCGGGTTCAGGTTTTCTGTGGGTGAACCCGCAAGGGACCACTCCGCCTCGGCGCAGGGGATTGGCCACTGCGGGGCGTGCAGCTGATCATCCCAAAGCCAGCGCTGCCGGACACTGGCTCCCAACAGCGCACAGTCCTCCGCTGTCCAGCCAGTCGCTGTCGCGCTCGCTTGAGTACCCGCCTCCTTGCGGGGCTCGTTTGGGGGGTATCCCCGCCATTGCCAGCAGCAGGACTCCGAAAGTAAGGCGATCGTTTATGTTTGCTATTAATGCTAATGGGAATGATTTTCGCCATAATTCCTCCATGATCACGATCAAAAGTAAATGCGGCTGAAATGACCGGCACGCGGATGACAACCCCGGCACGGCTGGTTAGGCTTTAGCTGTTTGTGAGGCGGCCGGTTGCGCCCTGTATCTGCAGTAAGACGGCTCGCCGGAACAGGCCGGGCAGTGGCAATAGGGAGATCGAAGATGGTGCGCACAGTCGCAAGGCTCGGGTGGCTGGTATCGGTGCTGGTACTGCTGGCGGCCTGCACCCTGAAGCCGGTCTACAACAATCTCTACTGGCTGGTACCCTGGTATGTTGAGGACTACGTGACCCTCCGGGAGGGGCAGGGCGATCAGCTGCGGGACCGCGTGAAAGCCCTGATCCAGGTCCATCGTGAAGAGCAGGTGCCGCACTACATTGATTTTCTGCGCTCACTGGAGCCCTACGCTGAAGGGGTAGAAGAGGCCCGGTTATGGGAAGGCTACCAAAGGCTGGAGGCGCTCTGGTTAGCGCTTAAATGGCTTCTGCTACCGGACATCGAAGCCTTTCTTCTGTCTCTGGATTCGGCGCAGCAGCAGGAGTTGTTCGAGAAGCTGGCCGAGGCCAATGAGGAGCAGCGCCAGCAGCTGATCGAGCAGAAGCGGGACAGAAGCCAGCGCTATCGTGAGCGCGCCGAATCCTTGATGGAGGACTGGCTGGGCTCGATCAACGATGGCCAGTGGGTGCTTCTGGAGTCCTACCTTAAAGAGGTGGGATCCGGTGACGAGGGGTGGCTGGAAAATCGCGAGCGCTGGCAGCAAGCCCTGGCGGAAGCGCTCCGTTCACCCCAGCCCAGGGCGCGGGTGCGAGAGCTTGTCATTCACAACCGACGGCTGTGGAGTCCCGACTACCGGGCGGCGGTGGAGCGGCGGCGACAGCTGACGGTGGAGTTGATCAGCCGTATCAGCTATACCCTGGATGCGCGCCAGAAGGCCCACTTCAAAAAGAGCCTTCAGGAGATGATCAATAACTTCCAGTCTCTCTAGTGGATAAGCGTTCTCTCTGGAATACCCTTGTTGGCTGGAGTACTCTTGCGCCATTCAACAGAGGAGCGATCTATGCCGACTTACGACTACCAGTGTGAGGTTAACCAGCGAGTGGTGGAGGTGCGCCACGGTATGGGAGAGCAGCTTTCCACCTGGCAGGAGCTCTGTGAGTGCGCGGGTATTGAGGTGGGGGATACTCCGGCCGACGCCCCGGTCCATAAGCTTGCCAACGGAGGCCAGGTGGTTCAGAGCGCAAGTCTGGGGAGCGGACCGGCCTGTGGCGCCGGTGGTGGGGGATGCGGCGGTTGTCCCATGGCCTCCTGAATTTCCCCGCTTTACCTCCCCCATCTCAGGGATCAGTGGGTCATGGTGGCGGCCGGTAGTTGTCCCGGAGACTGGGATAGTACCGGCAGCAGCAATTCGCGTAAGGCACCATCGCTGAACTCAAGAACCAGCATGACCTGATCGCCTTCGTTCAGCGGCGAAGTCACCCCCATCAGCATCACATGATAGCCGCCCGGCTTCAGCTCGAGGGTGCTCTGTGCGGCCAGCTTTATTCCCTCGGCCTGCTGCTCCATCTTCATCATGCCCATCTCCATTTTGCTCTGGTGAAGCTGGGTCATGCTGGCGGTTGAGGTGCGAGCGGCCACCAGGGTGAGGGGGGTATCGGAGCGATTGGTAATGGTCATATAGGCGGCGCTGTTGGTGGCACCTGGAGGGGTGACACGCACCCAGCCTTCACTGATGATCAGCTCTTCGCTGGCCGATACCGTTGCGCTAAGGCTGAGCCCGCACAGCAGGGTGAGTATAAAACGATGGAGTCTCATGGGTTTTCCTTGTTTGTAATGGTTATCGGGTTAACAAGCGAATCTGCTGGCTGAGCTCTCCTGCAGGAGTCTCACGGGGTAGCACCTTTACCAGCAGGCCCTGCGGATTGATAAGAAAGAAGTTGGCGCTGTGAGAGACCCAGTAGAGGCTGGGATCGTTGCTGTAACGGGTCTTTTCAAAGATAACGCCGTAGCTCCTCGCGACCGCGGAGATCTGCTCCAAACTGCCGTGCAGTGGCAGCAGGCTGGGATGGAAGAAGGCGGCGTAGTCCGCCATACGCTGCAAACTGTCGCGCTCGGGGTCGAGGGTGATGAACAGGGGCTGCACCTGCTCCTGTTCGGCAGGGCTGAGCTGCTTGAGGGCACTGCCCAGTACACCCAGGTCGACCGGACAGACATCCGGGCAGGAGGTGTAACCGAAATAGAGAACAACCCCCTGGCCGCTCAGTTGCGCAAGGCTGAGGGGGCCCTGTGCACTATTGAGGGTAAAAGCCGGCGCTGTGGGCTGCTCGGTCGCAGTGCTGAGCTGCTGGTAGCGGTGGTACTGGAAACCGGCGGCGGAGGCCACCAGCGCGACCATGAGGGGGATCAATATCCGGTAGAAGCGGGTCAAGGGGTGGTCTCCAGTGTAAAGGTCACCTGATAGACTCCCTCCCGGGTGTGGAGGCGAATCTCGGCGAGCCAGTTCATCGAGGTGTCGATGGTGCAGTAGCTGATACGAGTGGTCGTCTGGTAATGGCGGCTGTCAATGGCCTCCAGGAGGACCGGTTGCAGCCCCATGTACATCTCCTTGCCAATGAATTGCACGCTGGCCGACTGTACCTCCGGCGGAACCCGCAGGTTGATCTTAAGCGGCGTTGAGTGGGGCAATGTAGTGGGGGAGAGACTGAACGCTACCTCCCCCAATCCCTCCAGTGTTGTGAGGCAGGGGGCCTTGAGGGGACAGTCGAGGGTCGTGGCCGCCAACAGTTCTGTGGGTGGCTGGCGCTGCAGCCAGGTCGGGAGCAGGACAATACCCAACAGAAGCAGGCCGAGACACACTACCTGGATACCGGGATTGCGCACGCGGCTGGACTCCTTGTCAAATTGGCTGGCTGGATTATAAAGTGGAGATCGCGCGCAGCATAGGAGCAGGGGTGTGTCAGAATGTCACATCCGCCCAGCATGTTTTTCGATACTCACTGCCATCTCGATTTTCCCCAGTTTGACGCCCGGCGTGACGCCGTGCTGGAGTCTTGTGCGCGTGCGGGTATTGGGCGAATCCTGATCCCCGGTGTCACGGCCAAGGGGTGGGCGCGCTTGATACAGCTGTGTCGGCAAAGGGGGAAGGCTGTTGATTTGAAAGCTGCCCTTGGGCTTCATCCAATGTTTATGGAACAGCATAGGGAAACCGATTTGGAGCAGCTGCGGCAGCTTTTGGAGAAAAGGACTCCCGAGGTGGTGGCGGTGGGTGAGATCGGCCTCGACTACCTGCTGCCACCTGCGAGCTGGCCAGAGCAGCAACAGTTGCTACGAAGGCAACTGAAGCTGGCGGCGACGGCATCACTACCGGTTGTGTTGCATGTGCGTAAGGCTCACGACCAGGTGCTGAAGATCCTGCGCGAACTTAACTTCACCCGTGGAGGGGTGGTCCATGCCTTTTCTGGCAGCGAACAGCAGGCGTTACGCTATAGGGAGCGGGGCTTTTTGTTGGGGGTGGGAGGGGCGATCAGCTGGCCCCGAGCCACTCGGCTGCGTGGACTGATGTCTCAACTACCTCTGGAAGCGTTGGTTCTGGAAACCGATGCGCCGGATATGAAACCCTCCTTTGCAGAAGGGCAGTGGAATTCTCCTGTCCATCTCCCGGGGATAGCCGGATGCCTGGCCGAGTTGAAAAATGTGAGTGTTGAACAAATCGCTGAGCAAACCCTACGCAATATGCTCAGCCTGCTCTATGCTGATGAGTGAAGAGCGTGGATGTGTCGTGGAGTTGATTGTAATCAGCTTTGGGTGTTCGGAAATGGTACAAATGGCACCCATTGTTAGTATCTTAAATGTGAGTCTTGAGGATGTTTGTAGCGCCCGTACCGACTCGCGCCAAACACGATAAATCCTCGAAAGAAAATGTATTTGCCCATAGGGTTTCGTTTCCAGTAAGCGTTGGGCGGGTGCAATAGCTGATAGGAATAAGCGAGGGCTACAACGATGTCACTAGAGGCGATCACCAGAAAGATCCCACAGCAGCAGCGTGGTTTTGAGAAGCAGCGGCTGATTCTCACGGTGTGTGAGGAGATTATCCTTGAGGAGGATGTTAATTCGCTCAAGATGAATAATGTTGCTCAGCGCGCGGGCATCTCAATCGGCTCTCTGTACCAGTATTTTCCCACCAAGAGCGCCATCGTCGCGGCGCTGGCTGAGGAGGTGCTGGGGGCCTATCGGGAGGTGGTGCAGAAGCTGCTGGATGCGGTAACCACCAAAAAGGAGTTTGCCCAGGCGATACAGGCCATTATTGCCAAGAGCGTCACCTACCAAAAAAAGAACCCCCTGCTGGTGGAGGTAGCGCTGGGCGCCAGTGCAGACCGTTTGACACGCCATCTGGTGGCCGAGGATAGCAAGCGGGGCGCCGCCGCCCTGGCTGAGGTGGCGAAGCGCGTGAAGATCAAGGGCGATGACAAGACACTGGCGCGCCAGAGCCGGCTGTTTGAGCGGCTCATAGCTGATGCGGTGAGGATCTCCGCCTCTGAGCGAGGAAAGGCCGCCAAGGATACGCTAGAGGAGTGTGCGACCCTGATCCTGAAAGAGTGGGGTTTGAACCGTTACGCCTGACGCCTGGGCCGCTCACTGCCGACAGGGTTGTCGATGGCGGGGAGCGGCGGGTCTGGTTCAATCGAAGGAAGATGGCTGGGGTGGCAGGATTCGAACCTACGCATGCTGGGATCAAAACCCAGTGCCTTACCGCTTGGCGACACCCCAGTGAAAACTCGTTACGGGAGACAAAGTCTCCCGTAACTTTGTATGGTAGCTACGACTAGATTCGAACTAGTGACCCCAACATTATGAGTGTTGTGCTCTAACCAACTGAGCTACGTAGCCGTCGAAGTGGCGCGTATTTTGTTGATTTAGGCCCTCTTTGTCAACCCTGATACGCGCTTATTTGACCCTCTT from Aestuariirhabdus litorea encodes:
- the ltaE gene encoding low-specificity L-threonine aldolase — translated: MTAMIDLRSDTVTQPTAAMRADMARAEVGDDVFAEDPSVNRLQELAAELSGQPSALFLPTGTQSNLVGLLAHCERGDEYICGQQAHTYKYEGGGAAVLGSIQPQPLEFEADGSLDLRRVAAAIKADDFHFARTRLLALENTHAGKVLPLEYLGRARAFCDQHQLGFHLDGARVCNAAVKLGVELSAITAPFDTVSICLSKGLGAPVGSVLCGNRELIDKARRWRKVVGGGMRQAGILAAAGIHALQHHVERLAQDHDNALQLANGLAEIDELRVDVEAVQTNMLYVDMDPALFPPLRQAMAEQGIRLDSRLPMRMVTHLDISREGVERVVAAFKQYFADRR
- a CDS encoding DUF6279 family lipoprotein — translated: MVRTVARLGWLVSVLVLLAACTLKPVYNNLYWLVPWYVEDYVTLREGQGDQLRDRVKALIQVHREEQVPHYIDFLRSLEPYAEGVEEARLWEGYQRLEALWLALKWLLLPDIEAFLLSLDSAQQQELFEKLAEANEEQRQQLIEQKRDRSQRYRERAESLMEDWLGSINDGQWVLLESYLKEVGSGDEGWLENRERWQQALAEALRSPQPRARVRELVIHNRRLWSPDYRAAVERRRQLTVELISRISYTLDARQKAHFKKSLQEMINNFQSL
- a CDS encoding zinc ribbon domain-containing protein; this translates as MPTYDYQCEVNQRVVEVRHGMGEQLSTWQELCECAGIEVGDTPADAPVHKLANGGQVVQSASLGSGPACGAGGGGCGGCPMAS
- a CDS encoding SCO family protein — protein: MTRFYRILIPLMVALVASAAGFQYHRYQQLSTATEQPTAPAFTLNSAQGPLSLAQLSGQGVVLYFGYTSCPDVCPVDLGVLGSALKQLSPAEQEQVQPLFITLDPERDSLQRMADYAAFFHPSLLPLHGSLEQISAVARSYGVIFEKTRYSNDPSLYWVSHSANFFLINPQGLLVKVLPRETPAGELSQQIRLLTR
- a CDS encoding TatD family hydrolase gives rise to the protein MFFDTHCHLDFPQFDARRDAVLESCARAGIGRILIPGVTAKGWARLIQLCRQRGKAVDLKAALGLHPMFMEQHRETDLEQLRQLLEKRTPEVVAVGEIGLDYLLPPASWPEQQQLLRRQLKLAATASLPVVLHVRKAHDQVLKILRELNFTRGGVVHAFSGSEQQALRYRERGFLLGVGGAISWPRATRLRGLMSQLPLEALVLETDAPDMKPSFAEGQWNSPVHLPGIAGCLAELKNVSVEQIAEQTLRNMLSLLYADE
- a CDS encoding copper chaperone PCu(A)C, coding for MRLHRFILTLLCGLSLSATVSASEELIISEGWVRVTPPGATNSAAYMTITNRSDTPLTLVAARTSTASMTQLHQSKMEMGMMKMEQQAEGIKLAAQSTLELKPGGYHVMLMGVTSPLNEGDQVMLVLEFSDGALRELLLPVLSQSPGQLPAATMTH
- a CDS encoding TetR/AcrR family transcriptional regulator, producing the protein MSLEAITRKIPQQQRGFEKQRLILTVCEEIILEEDVNSLKMNNVAQRAGISIGSLYQYFPTKSAIVAALAEEVLGAYREVVQKLLDAVTTKKEFAQAIQAIIAKSVTYQKKNPLLVEVALGASADRLTRHLVAEDSKRGAAALAEVAKRVKIKGDDKTLARQSRLFERLIADAVRISASERGKAAKDTLEECATLILKEWGLNRYA